The Acinetobacter pittii genome contains a region encoding:
- the oprB gene encoding carbohydrate porin — protein MASCLSVLSITLFIQHAQAAAAFDPNSPWMLGDWNGQRTALQAQGYDFSFGYTGEYAGILDSKNTSTHGSAYTGQLALGTHFDLNKILGWQDTEAQITLTYRDGQSLSEHSPALAGHLSSVQEVWGREQTWRLTDLWIKKKFMDQKLDVKVGRFGEGEDFNSFDCDFQNLALCGSQVGNWVGDQWYNWPVSQWAMRVKYNLQPDLYTQVGVYEYNPENLDRGKGFNLSTDGSHGAIIPAEVVWSPKLGAQSMAGEYRLGYYYSTADAKEIADETKNSHKQGVWVTAKQKLFQPADQTDRGLTGFVNLTFHDSDTNKIDNMQNVGFVYKGLLNQRPQDELALGVARIHINDDWNDVQTKEYDTEYNTELYYGIHATNWLTIRPNVQYVRHVGALKNGDNTWVGGIKFSTAF, from the coding sequence ATGGCTTCCTGTTTATCCGTTTTATCAATTACTCTTTTTATACAGCATGCACAAGCTGCTGCTGCATTCGACCCAAATAGTCCTTGGATGTTGGGTGATTGGAACGGTCAACGCACCGCGTTACAAGCACAAGGTTATGATTTTTCTTTTGGATATACCGGCGAATATGCCGGTATTTTAGATTCAAAAAATACGTCTACGCATGGTAGTGCTTATACGGGGCAACTTGCACTAGGAACTCATTTTGACCTAAATAAAATTTTAGGTTGGCAAGATACTGAAGCTCAAATCACGTTAACTTATCGTGATGGGCAATCGCTTTCTGAACATTCACCAGCTTTAGCAGGGCACTTAAGCTCGGTACAAGAAGTGTGGGGGCGTGAGCAAACTTGGCGTTTAACTGATTTGTGGATTAAGAAAAAATTCATGGATCAAAAATTAGATGTTAAAGTCGGTCGTTTTGGTGAAGGTGAAGACTTTAATAGTTTTGATTGTGATTTCCAGAACTTGGCGCTTTGTGGTTCGCAAGTCGGTAACTGGGTAGGTGATCAGTGGTATAACTGGCCGGTTAGCCAATGGGCAATGCGTGTTAAATATAACTTGCAACCTGACTTATATACCCAAGTTGGTGTATATGAATACAACCCAGAAAATCTGGACCGAGGCAAAGGTTTTAACTTAAGTACTGATGGTTCTCACGGTGCAATTATTCCTGCCGAAGTAGTTTGGTCACCTAAATTAGGTGCTCAAAGTATGGCTGGTGAATACCGTTTAGGTTATTACTACAGCACTGCTGATGCCAAAGAAATTGCAGATGAAACCAAAAACTCTCATAAACAAGGTGTTTGGGTAACTGCAAAACAAAAATTATTCCAGCCTGCTGATCAAACAGATCGCGGTTTAACAGGTTTTGTAAACCTGACTTTCCACGACTCTGATACCAATAAAATTGATAACATGCAAAATGTAGGCTTCGTCTATAAAGGTTTGCTTAATCAACGTCCTCAAGATGAGTTAGCGCTTGGTGTGGCTCGTATCCATATCAATGATGATTGGAACGATGTTCAAACTAAAGAATATGACACCGAATACAATACCGAGCTTTACTACGGTATTCATGCGACGAACTGGCTGACTATTCGTCCAAATGTGCAATATGTTCGTCATGTTGGTGCATTAAAAAATGGTGATAACACTTGGGTAGGCGGTATTAAATTCTCAACCGCATTCTAA
- the gcd gene encoding glucose/quinate/shikimate family membrane-bound PQQ-dependent dehydrogenase — MNQPTSRSGLTTFTVIIIGLLALFLLIGGIWLATLGGSIYYIIAGVLLLIVAWQLYKRASTALWVYAALMLGTIIWSVWEVGTDFWALAPRLDILGILGLWLLVPAVTRGINNLGSSKVALSSTLAIAIVLMVYSIFNDPQEINGEIKTPQPETAQAVPGVAESDWPAYGRTQAGERYSPLKQINDQNVKDLKVAWTLRTGDLKTDNDSGETTNQVTPIKIGNNMFICTAHQQLISIDPATGKEKWRFDPKLKTDKSFQHLTCRGVMYYDANNTTEFATSLQGKKSSSTQCPRKVFVPVNDGRLVAVNADTGKACTDFGQNGEVNLQEFMPYAYPGGYNPTSPGIVTGSTVVIAGSVTDNYSSKEPSGVIRGYDVNTGKLLWVFDTGAADPNAMPGEGTTFVHNSPNAWAPLAYDAKLDIVYVPTGVGTPDIWGGDRTELKERYANSMLAINASTGKLVWNFQTTHHDLWDMDVPSQPSLADIKNKAGQTVPAIYVLTKTGNAFVLDRRNGQPIVPVTEKPVPQTVKRGPQTKGEFYSKTQPFSDLNLAPQDKLTDKDMWGATMLDQLMCRVSFKRLNYDGIYTPPSENGTLVFPGNLGVFEWGGMSVNPDRQVAVMNPIGLPFVSRLIPADPNRAQTAKGAGTEQGVQPMYGVPYGVEISAFLSPLGLPCKQPAWGYVAGVDLKTHEVVWKKRIGTIRDSLPNLFQLPAVKIGVPGLGGSISTAGNVMFVGATQDNYIRAFNVTNGKKLWEARLPAGGQATPMTYEINGKQYVVIMAGGHGSFGTKMGDYLVAYALPDNK, encoded by the coding sequence ATGAATCAACCTACTTCAAGATCAGGTTTAACGACTTTTACCGTAATTATTATTGGGTTATTAGCGTTATTCCTGTTAATTGGAGGTATTTGGCTCGCTACATTAGGCGGTTCAATTTACTACATTATAGCTGGAGTTTTGCTCCTCATTGTTGCATGGCAACTCTACAAGCGTGCTTCTACTGCTTTGTGGGTTTATGCTGCATTAATGTTAGGAACTATTATCTGGAGTGTCTGGGAAGTTGGAACAGACTTTTGGGCGCTTGCACCACGTTTAGATATTTTAGGTATTCTTGGTTTATGGTTATTGGTTCCGGCTGTAACTCGTGGAATCAACAACCTTGGATCAAGTAAAGTTGCCTTATCTTCAACTTTAGCAATTGCAATCGTGTTGATGGTTTACTCTATCTTCAATGATCCGCAAGAAATTAATGGTGAGATTAAAACTCCTCAACCAGAAACTGCTCAAGCTGTTCCAGGCGTTGCAGAGAGTGACTGGCCTGCTTATGGTCGTACTCAAGCTGGTGAACGTTATTCTCCATTGAAACAGATCAACGATCAGAACGTAAAAGACTTGAAAGTTGCTTGGACTTTACGTACTGGCGATCTTAAGACAGATAATGACTCTGGCGAAACGACCAATCAGGTTACACCGATTAAAATCGGTAATAACATGTTTATCTGTACCGCTCATCAACAGTTAATTTCAATTGATCCTGCGACTGGTAAGGAAAAATGGCGTTTTGATCCGAAGCTTAAAACGGATAAATCGTTCCAGCATTTAACTTGTCGTGGTGTGATGTACTACGATGCAAACAATACAACTGAGTTTGCAACGAGTCTTCAAGGCAAGAAATCTAGCTCTACACAATGTCCACGTAAGGTATTTGTACCAGTTAACGATGGTCGTTTAGTGGCTGTAAATGCTGACACTGGTAAAGCATGTACTGACTTTGGTCAAAATGGTGAAGTGAACTTACAAGAGTTTATGCCATATGCTTATCCAGGCGGTTATAACCCAACATCTCCTGGTATCGTGACTGGTTCAACTGTTGTGATTGCAGGTTCCGTAACAGATAACTACTCAAGTAAAGAGCCATCTGGTGTAATTCGCGGCTACGACGTTAACACTGGTAAGCTTCTTTGGGTATTTGATACTGGCGCAGCAGATCCAAATGCAATGCCGGGTGAAGGAACTACTTTTGTTCATAACTCGCCAAACGCGTGGGCACCTTTAGCATACGATGCAAAACTTGATATCGTTTATGTACCAACAGGTGTAGGTACTCCAGACATCTGGGGTGGTGACCGTACTGAGCTGAAAGAGCGTTATGCAAACTCAATGTTAGCGATTAATGCTTCTACTGGTAAATTAGTGTGGAACTTCCAGACAACCCATCATGATTTATGGGATATGGACGTACCATCACAACCATCTTTAGCCGATATTAAAAACAAAGCTGGTCAAACTGTTCCTGCAATCTATGTATTGACAAAAACAGGAAATGCCTTTGTTCTTGATCGCCGTAATGGTCAACCAATTGTTCCTGTGACTGAAAAACCAGTACCACAAACAGTTAAACGTGGACCACAAACTAAAGGTGAGTTCTACTCAAAAACTCAGCCATTCTCTGACTTGAACTTGGCACCACAAGATAAATTGACTGATAAAGACATGTGGGGTGCCACTATGCTTGATCAGCTCATGTGTCGTGTATCTTTCAAACGTCTAAATTACGATGGTATTTATACTCCACCATCTGAAAACGGTACTTTAGTTTTCCCTGGTAACTTAGGGGTATTTGAATGGGGCGGTATGTCAGTTAACCCTGACCGTCAAGTTGCTGTAATGAACCCTATTGGTTTGCCATTCGTCAGTCGTTTAATTCCTGCTGATCCAAACCGTGCACAAACTGCAAAAGGTGCGGGAACTGAGCAGGGCGTACAACCGATGTACGGCGTACCTTATGGTGTAGAAATTAGCGCATTCTTATCTCCGCTTGGTTTACCTTGTAAACAACCGGCTTGGGGCTATGTAGCTGGCGTTGATTTGAAAACCCATGAAGTGGTATGGAAAAAACGTATTGGTACAATCCGTGACAGCTTACCGAACTTGTTCCAGTTACCAGCTGTGAAAATTGGTGTGCCTGGTTTAGGTGGTTCAATTTCTACTGCCGGTAATGTCATGTTTGTTGGTGCAACCCAAGATAACTACATACGTGCGTTTAACGTCACTAACGGTAAGAAACTTTGGGAAGCACGTTTACCAGCTGGTGGACAAGCAACACCAATGACTTATGAAATCAATGGTAAGCAATATGTTGTGATCATGGCTGGTGGTCATGGTTCATTTGGTACGAAAATGGGCGACTATTTAGTGGCTTATGCCTTACCAGATAACAAATAA
- the cysI gene encoding nitrite/sulfite reductase produces MYLYTDFDQQLVNERVAQFRDQTERYLAGKLSEDEYRPLRLQNGLYVQRYAPMLRIAVPYGLMNSKQLRKVAEVSTAYDRGYAHVSTRQNIQLNWPALEDVPDILAELATVQMHAIQTSGNCIRNTTTDQYAGVVAGEIADPRPTCELIRQWSTFHPEFAFLPRKFKIAVSALEEKDRAATAFHDIGVYIVRNEAGEIGYKIMAGGGLGRTPIIGSVIREFLPREDLIAYLEAVLRVYNLHGRRDNKYKARIKILVKALTPEVFAQKVEAEFEHTREALKIQPEILKKLDEEFTPFDYQDLEDEDFTALFAEHPKFKQWFNINTHAHKVKGYRIVTISLKRAGIAPGDMTTEEMNFIADLADKYTFGELRTTHEQNIALADVPQKDLFDVWQALEQQNMARAHIGFITDIISCPGGDFCSLANAKSIPIAEAITRRFDDLDKVYDLGHLDLNISGCMNACGHHHVGNIGILGVDKKGAEFYQITLGGNSDHDASIGDILGPSFAADAVPDVIEEVLNTYLDLRTEGERFVDTYRRVGIQPFKERAYA; encoded by the coding sequence ATGTATTTATATACCGATTTCGACCAGCAGCTGGTTAATGAACGAGTTGCTCAGTTCCGTGATCAAACAGAACGCTATTTAGCTGGCAAACTTTCTGAAGACGAATATCGTCCATTACGTTTGCAAAATGGTTTATATGTGCAACGTTATGCGCCTATGCTGCGTATAGCTGTGCCGTATGGCTTAATGAATTCTAAACAATTACGTAAAGTTGCTGAAGTTTCAACTGCTTATGACCGTGGTTACGCACATGTATCTACACGTCAAAACATTCAGTTAAACTGGCCTGCGCTTGAAGATGTGCCAGACATTTTGGCCGAACTTGCAACTGTACAAATGCATGCCATTCAAACCAGTGGCAACTGTATTCGTAACACCACAACTGACCAATATGCAGGTGTAGTTGCTGGTGAAATTGCAGATCCACGTCCAACATGTGAATTGATTCGTCAGTGGAGTACATTCCACCCAGAATTTGCATTCTTGCCACGTAAGTTCAAAATCGCTGTTTCTGCACTTGAAGAAAAAGATCGTGCGGCGACTGCATTCCACGATATTGGTGTTTATATCGTGCGTAATGAAGCAGGCGAGATCGGCTATAAAATTATGGCTGGTGGTGGTTTAGGCCGTACCCCAATCATTGGTAGCGTTATTCGTGAGTTTTTACCACGTGAAGATTTAATTGCTTACTTAGAAGCGGTTTTACGTGTTTATAACTTGCATGGTCGTCGTGATAACAAATATAAAGCGCGTATCAAAATTCTAGTTAAAGCATTAACTCCTGAAGTGTTTGCACAGAAAGTTGAAGCTGAATTCGAACATACACGTGAAGCATTGAAAATTCAGCCAGAAATCTTGAAAAAACTGGATGAAGAATTCACACCATTTGATTATCAAGATTTAGAGGATGAAGACTTCACAGCTTTATTTGCTGAGCATCCAAAATTCAAACAATGGTTCAATATCAACACGCATGCGCATAAAGTCAAGGGCTATCGAATTGTTACGATTTCTCTAAAACGTGCAGGTATCGCACCGGGTGATATGACCACTGAAGAAATGAATTTTATTGCAGATCTTGCTGATAAATACACTTTCGGTGAACTTCGTACGACTCACGAACAAAACATTGCTTTGGCTGACGTACCTCAAAAAGATTTATTTGATGTATGGCAAGCGCTTGAACAACAAAATATGGCGCGTGCACATATTGGTTTTATTACCGATATTATTAGTTGCCCGGGCGGTGATTTCTGTTCACTTGCAAATGCGAAATCAATTCCAATTGCTGAAGCAATTACACGTCGTTTTGATGACTTAGATAAAGTTTATGATCTTGGTCATTTAGATCTAAATATTTCTGGTTGTATGAATGCTTGTGGTCACCACCACGTAGGTAACATCGGTATTTTAGGTGTAGATAAGAAAGGCGCTGAATTCTACCAAATTACATTAGGTGGTAATTCAGACCATGATGCATCAATCGGTGACATCTTAGGGCCATCTTTTGCAGCAGATGCTGTGCCTGATGTCATTGAAGAAGTATTGAATACTTATCTTGATTTACGTACTGAAGGTGAGCGTTTTGTTGATACATATCGCCGTGTAGGAATTCAACCATTTAAGGAGCGTGCATATGCTTAA
- a CDS encoding DUF934 domain-containing protein: MLNTALPVLYKDGTIADNTYQIIAEDGVIPQGDVVVTTAQLDQLANVQGKKALYVTVNDSPEEHSFPLNELDAIFIEFAGFGDGRGYSFAALLRRQGFQGELRAIGDVFKDVLNYLKRSGFDSFVIKEGKDVQEAAAGLQDFTNPYQASTAVPQASYQTGA; encoded by the coding sequence ATGCTTAATACAGCTCTACCAGTGCTTTATAAAGATGGCACGATTGCAGATAATACTTATCAAATCATTGCTGAAGATGGTGTTATTCCTCAAGGCGATGTTGTGGTCACAACAGCTCAACTGGATCAATTAGCTAACGTTCAAGGCAAAAAAGCTTTGTATGTAACTGTAAATGATTCACCTGAAGAACACTCATTTCCATTAAATGAACTTGATGCAATCTTCATTGAGTTTGCAGGTTTTGGTGATGGTCGTGGTTATTCATTCGCTGCACTACTTCGTCGTCAAGGTTTCCAAGGTGAATTGCGTGCAATTGGTGATGTGTTTAAGGATGTCTTAAACTACTTAAAACGTTCAGGTTTTGATAGTTTTGTGATTAAAGAAGGTAAAGATGTGCAAGAAGCGGCAGCTGGTTTGCAAGACTTTACCAACCCATACCAAGCTTCAACAGCCGTACCGCAAGCAAGTTATCAAACTGGCGCTTAA
- a CDS encoding DMT family transporter gives MLGLISKINPGAWWLLFAIATDVLSTFYSAKGNGLVNKTAQGIALVLYIISFACAAIALKYMQAGILYVLWSGIGVLATAFLAKIFLGQNIDVGGWVGIGFITVGLMIIAQYSNIDV, from the coding sequence ATGTTAGGTTTAATTTCAAAAATAAATCCTGGTGCTTGGTGGCTACTTTTTGCTATTGCGACAGATGTACTCTCAACATTTTATTCTGCTAAGGGGAATGGCTTAGTCAATAAAACAGCTCAGGGCATTGCTCTGGTTTTGTATATTATTTCTTTTGCATGCGCTGCTATTGCTTTGAAATATATGCAAGCTGGAATCTTATATGTGCTTTGGTCTGGGATAGGTGTATTAGCAACAGCTTTTTTGGCAAAGATTTTTCTTGGTCAGAATATTGATGTGGGAGGATGGGTGGGAATTGGTTTTATTACTGTAGGTTTAATGATTATTGCGCAATATTCCAATATCGATGTTTAA
- a CDS encoding VOC family protein: MQLNHYLNFQGQAEQAFNFYKSVFGGEFGMLSRYGDMPAPEGVTLSEADKNLVLHVSLPINEYTVLMASDTNDQFCAPNSVFTQGNNHYISINLEKDEQEKAKQLFDALSVNGQIEMPLEKTFWGALYGAFTDQFGIKWMVNCQLDT; encoded by the coding sequence ATGCAACTCAATCACTATCTCAATTTCCAAGGTCAAGCAGAGCAAGCTTTTAACTTTTATAAATCAGTATTTGGCGGTGAATTCGGTATGTTAAGCCGTTATGGTGATATGCCAGCGCCTGAAGGTGTAACATTATCGGAAGCAGATAAAAATCTGGTTCTTCATGTTTCTCTACCAATTAATGAATACACTGTACTTATGGCCTCAGATACTAATGATCAGTTCTGTGCTCCTAACAGCGTTTTTACCCAAGGAAATAATCACTACATCTCGATCAATCTTGAAAAAGATGAGCAAGAAAAAGCAAAACAACTTTTTGATGCCTTATCTGTTAATGGTCAAATTGAAATGCCTTTAGAAAAAACGTTCTGGGGCGCATTGTACGGCGCTTTTACCGATCAGTTCGGTATAAAGTGGATGGTTAACTGCCAGCTTGACACCTAA
- a CDS encoding thiolase family protein: MTDIVIVNGARTAMGGFQGSLSGLTAPELGAVTIKEAIARAGLQPTDIEEVIMGCVLPAGLKQGPARQAMRKAGLPDSTGAVTINKLCGSGMKAVMQAADMIKAGSAEVVVAGGMESMTNAPYVLPKARAGYRMGHGEIKDHMFFDGLEDAETGRLMGSFAQDMANTRGYTREQMDDFAIRSLKRAQTAITEGYFKDEIVPVTVPSRKGDVVVDQDEQPLNAKIDKIPSLKPAFAKDGTITAANASSISDGASALVLTSSEVAAQRGLQPLAKIIATASNSQHPSEFTIAPVGAIEKVLKKAGWNAQDVDLWEINEAFAMVTMCPIDDFKLDAEKVNINGGACALGHPVGSTGSRIILTLIHALKRTGGKKGVAALCIGGGEATAVAIELI; the protein is encoded by the coding sequence ATGACTGACATCGTAATTGTGAATGGTGCTCGTACTGCTATGGGTGGTTTTCAAGGATCACTGTCAGGACTTACAGCGCCTGAATTAGGTGCTGTAACGATTAAAGAAGCAATCGCACGAGCAGGTTTACAACCTACTGATATCGAAGAAGTCATTATGGGTTGTGTCCTTCCTGCTGGCTTAAAACAAGGCCCTGCTCGTCAAGCCATGCGTAAAGCTGGCTTACCAGATTCTACAGGTGCAGTAACAATTAACAAGCTTTGTGGTTCTGGCATGAAAGCTGTTATGCAAGCCGCTGATATGATTAAAGCAGGTAGTGCTGAAGTTGTTGTTGCTGGCGGTATGGAGTCTATGACAAATGCACCTTATGTTTTACCAAAAGCACGAGCTGGCTATCGCATGGGCCATGGCGAAATTAAAGATCATATGTTCTTTGATGGGCTTGAAGATGCTGAAACTGGGCGTTTAATGGGTTCATTTGCTCAAGATATGGCCAATACTCGTGGCTATACACGTGAGCAAATGGATGACTTTGCGATTCGCTCTTTGAAACGTGCTCAAACAGCAATTACCGAAGGTTATTTCAAAGACGAAATCGTTCCAGTTACTGTACCTAGTCGTAAAGGTGATGTCGTCGTTGATCAGGATGAACAACCTTTAAATGCCAAGATTGACAAGATTCCTTCACTCAAACCAGCTTTTGCAAAAGACGGTACGATTACCGCCGCAAATGCAAGTTCTATTTCGGATGGTGCGTCTGCATTAGTATTAACTTCAAGTGAAGTTGCAGCACAGCGTGGTTTGCAACCGCTTGCAAAAATTATCGCGACAGCTTCAAACTCTCAGCATCCTTCAGAATTTACGATCGCCCCAGTTGGTGCTATTGAAAAAGTTCTTAAAAAAGCGGGATGGAATGCTCAAGACGTCGATCTTTGGGAAATTAACGAAGCTTTTGCTATGGTTACCATGTGTCCAATTGATGATTTCAAACTTGATGCAGAGAAAGTAAATATCAATGGTGGTGCTTGTGCACTAGGTCACCCTGTAGGTTCTACGGGCTCTCGTATTATTCTTACCCTTATTCATGCACTGAAACGTACTGGCGGTAAAAAGGGTGTCGCTGCTCTTTGTATTGGTGGTGGTGAAGCAACAGCGGTTGCAATTGAACTCATTTAA
- a CDS encoding GspH/FimT family pseudopilin, which produces MFKSPGFTLFELALTLAILMIMATIALPLYHQFMASVELKNVSRLLTIHIQKAKYDAILRHKSVVLCPSVDLSICNSNWNTSLISFVDTNHNLQRESNEEILSNIELAHHYGSLKFQKFGKKLNSIVFQGDTGLPRESNGSFTYCSYDQLKNFKLVLSKMGHTRLEDLKNC; this is translated from the coding sequence ATGTTTAAATCTCCCGGTTTTACGCTATTTGAACTGGCTCTAACGCTCGCAATTCTTATGATTATGGCTACTATAGCGCTTCCTTTATATCATCAATTTATGGCTTCTGTAGAATTAAAAAATGTTTCTCGATTACTCACAATTCATATACAAAAAGCCAAATACGACGCAATTCTACGACATAAGAGCGTCGTACTTTGTCCAAGTGTTGATTTGTCTATATGTAATAGTAATTGGAATACAAGCCTTATAAGCTTCGTAGACACAAATCATAACCTACAGAGAGAAAGCAATGAGGAGATTTTGAGCAATATTGAACTTGCTCACCACTACGGTTCTTTAAAATTTCAAAAGTTTGGAAAAAAATTAAATAGTATTGTATTTCAAGGCGACACTGGCCTTCCACGAGAGTCCAACGGCAGTTTCACTTATTGTTCTTATGACCAGCTTAAAAACTTTAAATTAGTTCTGAGCAAAATGGGGCATACCCGTTTAGAAGACCTTAAAAATTGTTAG